GCTGGTTTACGTGGCCGCGCTGGCGCTGCTGCGGGTGGAGGATGTGAGGAGCGCCGTCGCGGCCCTGGGCCGGTTCGTGAGGCGGCAAACCCACCCCGCCGGCGAGGAGGTGCAGGCATGACGGCGCATGCGTGCACGGGCGGGCAACCGACGGCCATCCGCAACGTCCTGCCGCTGGCGGGCGCTGCGGTTGTGGGCGTGTTCATCGGCGCGGCGGCCCTTTTCGCCTCGCGCAACGGCGTGGGCCTACAGGTCTTCGTCGCGGCGCTGGGCGGGCTTGGGGTGCTCGTGCTCGCTCTCGTCAAGCCCCGCGCCGTCATGTACGGCCTCATCCTTCTGCTGCCGGTGGAGACCATCGGCCCGCTCTCGCTGATGCAGAGCAAGGTCATCAAACTGGCGGTGATGGCGCTGTTGCTGGGCGTGGAGTTGGCCCGCCGTTGCATCCGCCATGACGCGAGGTGGCGACGCTCGCCCTACGACCTGTTCATCCTGGCGTTTCTGGCGTCGGCGACGTTCTCCACCTTGCTGTCCCGCGACCCATTGGGCAGCGCGCGGAGCGTGGTGCAATCCGCGCTCATCTTCGGGTTCTTCGCTCTCATCGTGAATCGGGTGGAAGGCGGCAGAACCGTGGTGCGGCTCATCTACGCGATGCTGGGCGTGGCGGCGTTCGTAACGGTGTACGGGATTTTGCAGAAGCAGTTCGGCTACGGCCTCTTCGGGTCGGCCTACATTCGGCAGAAAATCGTCGCGTTCTACGAGGTGATCGGGCGGCGGCTGTTTTCGGTGCTGAACAACCCCAACGCCCTGGGCGGATACCTGGGCACGATGTTTCCCATTGCGCTGGCCGTGCTCCTGCTCGGGAAGATACGGGGATACTGGCGGGCGGCGCTTGCCGTGTTGCTCGCGCTGATGGGGCTGGTGATGCTTTGGGCGGGGTCGCGGGGCGCGCTGATGGGGGTGGCCGCGGCGGCGGGGATCATGCTGCTCCTCCTGCGCCGCAACCGCGCCTTCCTCATCCTGCTGGCCGTCGTCCTCTTGCTCTGTCTGGCGGGTATCCTATATACTTACCAGCAGGAGGCGCTGTCGCGTTACCTGCGCATCTACGACTCGCTGGACGTTACGCTGTCGGGCCGATGGGAAATCTGGCAGAAGGCGGTGGAGATCGCGCGCGACCATTGGCTCACGGGCATCGGGTTCTACACGTGGACATCCACGTATCCGGAATACGGCTTGAGTTTCTGGAAGACCGTGGACAACCCGCACAACCTGCTGCTCAACATGGCGGTGGAGCAGGGGGTCGCGGGCGTGGTGCTGTACTTCTGGTTCGTGATCCTGTTCCTGGCGTCGTCCATGCGGTTTGTGAAGCAGACGCGCCGCGTGGCGTGGGCCTACCCGCT
The Chloroflexota bacterium DNA segment above includes these coding regions:
- a CDS encoding O-antigen ligase family protein, with protein sequence MTAHACTGGQPTAIRNVLPLAGAAVVGVFIGAAALFASRNGVGLQVFVAALGGLGVLVLALVKPRAVMYGLILLLPVETIGPLSLMQSKVIKLAVMALLLGVELARRCIRHDARWRRSPYDLFILAFLASATFSTLLSRDPLGSARSVVQSALIFGFFALIVNRVEGGRTVVRLIYAMLGVAAFVTVYGILQKQFGYGLFGSAYIRQKIVAFYEVIGRRLFSVLNNPNALGGYLGTMFPIALAVLLLGKIRGYWRAALAVLLALMGLVMLWAGSRGALMGVAAAAGIMLLLLRRNRAFLILLAVVLLLCLAGILYTYQQEALSRYLRIYDSLDVTLSGRWEIWQKAVEIARDHWLTGIGFYTWTSTYPEYGLSFWKTVDNPHNLLLNMAVEQGVAGVVLYFWFVILFLASSMRFVKQTRRVAWAYPLMVGILGAGVSRIVHEIFEADTLLGVSSVAEVFWALLALQVVAMRAVRSERAARGGSGGGA